In the Streptomyces sp. NBC_00525 genome, one interval contains:
- a CDS encoding DUF4328 domain-containing protein has protein sequence MPSTLRSPLGLGKAVCVLLGAVAVTDVLSIAAGVHSRMLLADGLDDGFLAVDEQAWTLADNMYGSAGALQGIAVLATGIVFLVWLRRARHNAEVFDPYCHTLRPGWAIGAWFVPIANLWLPYRVATGVWTASVPPDTLVSRATAPRGVLNAWWAALVATQILGRVAGGYYDRAEGGDEIIRGLDLVMAANALDIGAAVVAILFVRRLTAMQDLRAWAGGFPAQETPPRARWGHAH, from the coding sequence ATGCCCAGTACGCTGCGTTCACCGTTGGGCCTCGGCAAGGCGGTGTGCGTACTGCTCGGTGCGGTGGCCGTCACGGACGTGCTGTCGATCGCCGCCGGTGTCCACAGCCGCATGCTGCTCGCGGACGGACTGGACGACGGTTTCCTCGCGGTCGACGAGCAGGCGTGGACGCTCGCCGACAACATGTACGGCTCCGCCGGCGCCCTCCAGGGCATCGCCGTGCTGGCGACGGGCATCGTCTTCCTCGTGTGGCTGCGCCGGGCCCGGCACAACGCCGAGGTGTTCGACCCGTACTGCCACACGTTGCGGCCCGGCTGGGCGATCGGGGCGTGGTTCGTGCCCATCGCCAACCTCTGGCTGCCGTACCGGGTGGCGACCGGCGTCTGGACCGCGAGCGTTCCGCCCGACACCCTCGTGAGCCGGGCCACCGCCCCGCGCGGGGTGCTGAACGCCTGGTGGGCGGCGCTGGTCGCGACGCAGATCCTCGGCAGGGTCGCCGGCGGCTACTACGACCGCGCGGAGGGCGGGGACGAGATCATCCGCGGGCTCGACCTGGTCATGGCCGCGAACGCGCTGGACATCGGCGCGGCCGTCGTGGCGATCCTGTTCGTCCGCAGGCTGACGGCGATGCAGGACCTGCGCGCGTGGGCCGGCGGATTCCCCGCCCAGGAGACTCCGCCGCGCGCGCGGTGGGGGCACGCGCACTGA
- a CDS encoding sigma-70 family RNA polymerase sigma factor, producing the protein MLGDDAGLTAAVLAAQHGDEDAFRTVYRAVQPRLLGYIRTLVGEPDAEDVASESWLQIARDLDRFSGDADRFRGWAARIARNRALDHLRMRGRRPAIGGDETELSDKPAVSDTADEAIEALATGRTMSLIAQLPQDQAEAVVLRVVVGLDAKSAAQTLGKRPGAVRTAAHRGLKRLAELLRADSGGDRPDGTEGLPVPGPAPDGGPRDGVRIPEGGGPPEEARASRTAAEDDPPRSAAPRRPAGPEAPSASFRKRATDASGRAGGLGAVPVQRPPRTGLVAPAGVTHSRLWTQKDM; encoded by the coding sequence TTGCTGGGGGACGACGCGGGGCTTACTGCCGCGGTGCTCGCGGCACAGCACGGGGACGAGGACGCCTTCCGTACTGTGTACCGCGCTGTGCAGCCGCGGCTGCTGGGCTACATAAGAACGCTGGTGGGGGAGCCGGACGCCGAGGACGTGGCGTCCGAGTCGTGGCTGCAGATAGCCCGCGACCTCGACCGGTTCAGCGGGGACGCCGACCGATTCCGGGGCTGGGCGGCGCGGATAGCCCGCAACCGCGCCCTGGACCATCTGAGGATGCGCGGCAGACGGCCCGCCATCGGCGGCGACGAGACGGAGCTGTCCGACAAGCCGGCCGTCTCCGACACCGCCGACGAGGCGATCGAGGCCCTGGCGACCGGCCGCACCATGTCGCTCATCGCCCAGCTGCCGCAGGACCAGGCCGAGGCCGTCGTGCTCCGCGTGGTCGTCGGGCTCGACGCGAAGAGCGCCGCCCAGACGCTCGGCAAACGGCCCGGCGCGGTCCGCACCGCCGCCCACCGGGGACTGAAACGGCTCGCCGAACTGCTGCGCGCCGACAGCGGGGGCGACCGCCCGGACGGCACCGAGGGGCTGCCCGTCCCCGGCCCGGCCCCGGACGGCGGCCCGCGCGACGGGGTGCGGATACCCGAGGGCGGCGGCCCGCCCGAGGAGGCGCGGGCCTCGCGCACCGCGGCGGAGGACGACCCTCCGCGCAGTGCCGCACCCCGCCGCCCGGCCGGCCCCGAGGCGCCGTCGGCCTCCTTCCGGAAGCGCGCGACGGACGCCTCCGGCCGCGCCGGAGGACTCGGCGCCGTCCCCGTGCAACGCCCCCCGCGCACCGGCCTGGTGGCTCCCGCCGGTGTGACGCATTCGCGTCTGTGGACGCAGAAGGACATGTGA
- a CDS encoding L,D-transpeptidase family protein, with amino-acid sequence MTGTGRTGRGYALRGGRATIAVAVVALAAVTAGCKEQPAAGAASAAPSASASSGSPTARPSDDAAPGDVSPSPSATARPKESARESVQPSPEPSATRTTPAADPQGTVLMRNGSQGEQVRELQARLRQIGHFDRNPTGYYGSVTAASVRSFQAKRGLSQTGSTDTLTWQKLLGMTRRPTAAELKPPTTRPVAKPDKRCMTGRVLCISKNSRTLSWMIDGKVVSSMDVRFGSQYTPTREGTFSVFWKSRHHVSSIYHTPMPYAMFFSGGQAVHYSSDFAARGYNGASHGCVNVRDEKKIAALFAQVRTGDKVVVYK; translated from the coding sequence ATGACAGGCACGGGCAGGACAGGGCGCGGTTACGCACTCCGGGGCGGCCGGGCGACGATCGCCGTGGCCGTGGTGGCGCTGGCCGCCGTGACCGCGGGCTGCAAGGAGCAGCCGGCGGCCGGGGCCGCGTCGGCCGCCCCCTCCGCATCGGCGAGCAGCGGCTCGCCCACCGCGCGGCCGAGCGACGACGCCGCGCCGGGCGACGTCTCCCCGAGCCCGTCCGCGACGGCGCGTCCCAAGGAGTCGGCGCGCGAGTCGGTGCAGCCGTCCCCGGAGCCGAGCGCGACCCGCACCACCCCGGCCGCCGATCCGCAGGGCACGGTCCTGATGCGGAACGGGTCACAGGGCGAGCAGGTGCGCGAACTGCAGGCCAGGCTCCGCCAGATAGGTCACTTCGACCGCAACCCCACCGGCTACTACGGCTCCGTCACGGCCGCGTCGGTGCGGTCCTTCCAGGCCAAGCGGGGCCTGTCGCAGACCGGCAGCACGGACACCCTCACCTGGCAAAAGCTGCTCGGGATGACGCGCCGGCCGACCGCCGCCGAGCTGAAGCCGCCGACCACTCGCCCGGTGGCGAAGCCGGACAAGCGGTGCATGACGGGGCGGGTGCTGTGCATCAGCAAGAACAGCCGGACGCTGTCCTGGATGATCGACGGCAAGGTCGTCTCGTCCATGGACGTGCGGTTCGGCTCGCAGTACACGCCGACCCGCGAGGGGACGTTCTCGGTGTTCTGGAAGTCGCGCCACCATGTGTCGTCGATCTACCACACGCCCATGCCGTACGCGATGTTCTTCAGCGGCGGCCAGGCCGTGCACTACTCGTCGGACTTCGCGGCCCGCGGCTACAACGGGGCCTCGCACGGCTGTGTGAACGTACGCGACGAGAAGAAGATCGCGGCCCTCTTCGCCCAGGTCCGTACGGGCGACAAGGTCGTCGTCTACAAGTAG
- the leuE gene encoding leucine efflux protein LeuE, with protein sequence MLGVTDLPTYLAGLALIVLLPGPNSLYVLSVAARRGIRTGYAAAAGVWTGDTVLMTLSALGASSLLRTTPLLFAVVKYAGAGYLTWMAIGMLRAALAMWRERHRRVAEITGGTDGTADGTGAVPTVAAMERPYRRALVVSLVNPKAILFLISFFVQFVDPGYAYPALSFLLLGTLLQIASFLYLSVLIFGGTRLSAAFRRRRRLSAGATSAAGVLFLGFAAKLSLSSV encoded by the coding sequence ATGCTGGGTGTCACCGACCTTCCGACCTATCTCGCCGGCCTCGCGCTGATCGTCCTGCTGCCCGGCCCGAACTCGCTCTACGTGCTGTCCGTCGCCGCCCGGCGCGGTATACGGACCGGTTACGCGGCCGCCGCCGGCGTATGGACCGGGGACACCGTCCTGATGACGCTGTCCGCGCTCGGCGCCTCGTCGCTGCTGCGGACGACACCGCTGCTGTTCGCCGTCGTCAAGTACGCGGGCGCCGGCTATCTCACCTGGATGGCCATCGGCATGCTGCGGGCCGCCCTGGCGATGTGGCGCGAACGGCACCGCAGGGTCGCCGAGATCACCGGAGGGACGGACGGCACGGCGGACGGGACGGGCGCGGTGCCGACCGTCGCGGCCATGGAACGGCCGTACCGGCGGGCGCTGGTCGTCAGCCTGGTCAACCCGAAGGCGATCCTGTTCCTGATCTCGTTCTTCGTACAGTTCGTGGACCCCGGATACGCCTACCCGGCGCTGTCCTTCCTGCTCCTGGGCACCCTGCTCCAGATCGCCAGCTTCCTCTACCTCTCGGTGCTGATCTTCGGCGGCACCCGGCTCTCCGCCGCGTTCCGCCGGCGCAGGCGGCTCTCGGCGGGCGCCACCTCGGCGGCCGGAGTGCTGTTCCTCGGCTTCGCCGCGAAGCTGTCGCTCAGCAGCGTCTGA
- a CDS encoding class I SAM-dependent methyltransferase: MASLLNNRLAKRALRPAAALVDRRIQSGVERAAAPLRGELAALRREYEDERRARYAVELLLDNTGRGAHRMPPPAELDRLVGQVAALAGDGAAARRSVVAAYRTVVALEALGVGRLAGSTSNVCGKLATVPLLAPPNGRILEIGTLYGLFAAALTRMTHRAGIEPELTIVDPLAGSQLQPGTAQPADPTGTPVREDVVRANLALTGGGTTHHPRIVRGFSSAPEVRAEAGDRSYGVIVVDGDHSGPGVAADLEWVEEIAAPGGVVVLDDYGDAAWPGVQEALDAHLAGDASRLRLLGRVSTSAYLRAG; this comes from the coding sequence ATGGCCTCCCTGCTGAACAACCGCTTGGCGAAGCGGGCCCTGCGCCCCGCCGCCGCCCTCGTCGACCGCCGCATCCAGTCGGGCGTGGAGCGCGCCGCCGCGCCCCTGCGCGGGGAACTGGCCGCGCTGCGACGGGAGTACGAGGACGAGCGGCGTGCCCGGTACGCCGTGGAACTGCTGCTGGACAACACCGGGCGCGGCGCGCACCGCATGCCGCCGCCCGCCGAGCTGGACCGGCTGGTCGGCCAGGTGGCGGCGCTGGCCGGGGACGGGGCGGCGGCGCGCCGGAGCGTGGTGGCCGCCTACCGGACGGTGGTGGCGCTGGAGGCGCTCGGCGTGGGGCGGCTGGCCGGTTCCACGTCCAATGTGTGCGGCAAGCTGGCGACCGTGCCGCTGCTGGCCCCGCCGAACGGCCGCATCCTGGAGATCGGCACGCTGTACGGGCTGTTCGCCGCGGCGCTGACCCGGATGACGCACCGGGCGGGCATCGAGCCGGAGCTGACGATCGTGGACCCGCTGGCCGGTTCGCAGCTCCAGCCGGGCACCGCGCAGCCCGCCGACCCGACGGGCACTCCGGTGCGGGAGGACGTGGTGCGCGCCAACCTGGCGCTGACGGGCGGCGGCACAACGCACCACCCCCGGATCGTCCGGGGCTTCTCCAGCGCGCCGGAGGTCCGGGCCGAGGCCGGGGACCGGTCGTACGGGGTGATCGTGGTGGACGGCGACCACTCCGGGCCCGGGGTGGCCGCCGATCTGGAGTGGGTCGAGGAGATCGCGGCTCCGGGCGGTGTGGTGGTGCTCGACGACTACGGGGACGCGGCGTGGCCGGGTGTCCAGGAGGCGCTGGACGCGCATCTGGCGGGCGACGCGTCCCGGCTGCGGCTGCTGGGGCGGGTCTCCACCTCGGCGTATCTGCGGGCGGGGTGA
- a CDS encoding YfhO family protein has protein sequence MGKPPIPGSPRTLASALAALLAALTLCAGDAVARSYPFGPHTRSVNDLGNQFVPFHARLQDLLHGRADGGLLLNWQSGYGTGFLPDFGTYLSSPFALLVGVFPHDRIDLAVYAVTLAKTGAAAAAMTWLLTALRRGRGREWAAAVLGASYALCGWSVIEAVYNPMWLDGLIALPLLCLAAEWARTGRRPVLGTLLVTLAWVSNFYTAYMATLGAALVLAVRLLLDDTTGRERIRGLGRAVRTVLLGVGLAAPVLVPVYLGTRHAYPGWTRTFAPADWSDVAARLLPATYGFFTPAVFLGTGALLLAAALVFHRGVRRTERLVWAGLVAGVALSFQWGPTHLLWHAFATPNGSPYRQTFVLSGLLVIAAWLAVASGWPGRRALLGGIAVLVPVAAGAAASELVTVWTYPLLAAGLAGTAGALVLARRGRFAVLAALLLIGAQAGQAAATTAYADRQRLNRLDDYAPWGERQRLQSAAVARADGWPRYRTDPGLEQSTANDPLLTGGQGGAYYSSHTPDVLTRTFRALGAGWTSNGRALHSLDNPVTDAVFAVGARVRMPRDPHQGWNLPDDRPVTVVREDAPPLVTVRPAGAGEKRYGRSPFRNQEQLLGASVYTVPATTLRRVGGGAARDRGAYDYAVGPGGYTLGAVCPAGSEVFLWAPDLFAHARLGTAADEVDFRGGMPGRRAGMRSLGEGGGSLSVTLRVVRAGAVPHDAVGCLDRHRLAAAVAGLKRTGATTVSVTGSGVRAELPPHTRGLAVLSAPRIAGWSCGGRPADSYLGLVAVPVSGDRPVLDCSYRPPGLKAGSLAGAVALAGLLAVGAAGRWGGLGGLGRRRRGRAG, from the coding sequence ATGGGAAAACCTCCGATACCCGGCTCGCCGCGCACCCTGGCGTCCGCCCTGGCCGCCCTGCTCGCCGCCCTCACCCTCTGCGCCGGGGACGCGGTCGCCCGCAGCTACCCCTTCGGCCCGCACACCCGCAGCGTCAACGACCTGGGCAACCAGTTCGTGCCGTTCCACGCCCGGCTCCAGGACCTGCTGCACGGCCGGGCGGACGGCGGGCTGCTGCTGAACTGGCAGTCCGGCTACGGCACGGGCTTCCTGCCGGACTTCGGCACGTATCTGAGCAGCCCGTTCGCCCTGCTCGTCGGCGTCTTCCCGCACGACCGGATCGACCTGGCGGTCTACGCGGTCACCCTGGCCAAGACGGGCGCGGCGGCGGCCGCGATGACCTGGCTGCTGACCGCGCTGCGCCGGGGGCGCGGGCGGGAGTGGGCGGCGGCGGTGCTGGGGGCTTCGTACGCGCTGTGCGGCTGGTCGGTGATCGAGGCCGTCTACAACCCGATGTGGCTGGACGGGCTGATCGCCCTCCCGCTGCTGTGCCTGGCCGCCGAGTGGGCGCGCACGGGGCGGCGGCCCGTCCTGGGCACGCTGCTGGTGACGCTCGCCTGGGTGTCGAACTTCTACACCGCGTACATGGCCACGCTGGGCGCCGCGCTGGTGCTCGCGGTACGGCTGCTGCTCGACGACACGACGGGCCGGGAGCGGATACGGGGGCTGGGGCGCGCGGTGCGCACGGTGCTGCTCGGGGTCGGGCTCGCCGCGCCGGTCCTGGTGCCGGTGTACCTGGGGACGCGGCACGCCTATCCGGGCTGGACGCGGACGTTCGCCCCGGCCGACTGGTCCGACGTGGCGGCCCGGCTGCTGCCGGCCACGTACGGCTTCTTCACCCCGGCGGTGTTCCTGGGCACCGGGGCGCTGCTCCTGGCGGCGGCCCTGGTCTTCCACCGGGGGGTGCGGCGGACCGAGCGGCTGGTGTGGGCGGGGCTCGTGGCGGGCGTCGCGCTGTCGTTCCAGTGGGGGCCGACGCATCTGCTGTGGCATGCCTTCGCGACGCCCAACGGCAGCCCGTACCGCCAGACGTTCGTGCTGTCCGGGCTGCTGGTGATCGCCGCCTGGCTGGCGGTCGCCTCCGGCTGGCCGGGCCGGCGGGCCCTGCTGGGCGGGATCGCGGTGCTCGTGCCGGTCGCCGCCGGGGCCGCCGCCAGCGAGCTGGTCACCGTATGGACGTATCCGCTGCTCGCGGCGGGCCTGGCGGGCACGGCCGGGGCGCTGGTGCTCGCCCGGCGCGGCCGGTTCGCGGTGCTGGCGGCGCTGCTGCTGATCGGGGCGCAGGCCGGGCAGGCCGCGGCGACCACCGCGTACGCGGACCGGCAGCGGCTCAACCGGCTGGACGACTACGCGCCCTGGGGCGAGCGCCAGCGGCTCCAGTCGGCGGCGGTGGCCCGCGCGGACGGCTGGCCGCGCTACCGGACCGATCCCGGCCTGGAGCAGAGCACCGCCAACGATCCGCTCCTGACCGGCGGCCAGGGCGGCGCGTACTACAGCAGTCACACCCCGGACGTGCTCACCCGCACCTTCCGCGCGCTGGGCGCCGGCTGGACGTCGAACGGGCGGGCCCTGCACAGCCTGGACAATCCGGTGACCGACGCGGTGTTCGCCGTGGGCGCCCGCGTCCGCATGCCGCGCGACCCGCACCAGGGCTGGAACCTGCCCGACGACCGCCCGGTCACGGTGGTCCGCGAGGACGCGCCGCCGCTGGTGACGGTACGGCCGGCCGGTGCCGGGGAGAAGCGGTACGGGCGTTCGCCGTTCCGGAACCAGGAGCAGCTGCTCGGCGCGTCCGTGTACACCGTCCCGGCGACCACGCTGCGCCGGGTGGGCGGCGGCGCCGCGCGCGACCGGGGCGCGTACGACTACGCGGTGGGGCCCGGCGGGTACACCCTGGGCGCGGTCTGCCCGGCGGGCAGCGAGGTGTTCCTGTGGGCGCCGGACCTGTTCGCCCACGCCCGCCTGGGCACGGCCGCCGACGAGGTGGACTTCCGGGGCGGGATGCCGGGGCGCCGGGCGGGGATGCGGAGCCTGGGAGAGGGGGGCGGCAGCCTGTCCGTGACGCTGCGGGTGGTCAGGGCGGGGGCGGTCCCGCACGACGCGGTCGGCTGCCTGGACCGGCACCGGCTGGCCGCCGCGGTGGCCGGCCTGAAACGGACGGGGGCGACGACGGTTTCGGTCACGGGGAGCGGGGTACGGGCCGAACTCCCGCCGCACACGCGGGGCCTGGCGGTGCTCTCCGCGCCCCGGATCGCCGGCTGGAGCTGCGGAGGCCGCCCGGCCGACTCGTACCTGGGCCTGGTCGCGGTGCCGGTGAGCGGCGACCGGCCGGTGCTGGACTGCTCGTACCGCCCGCCCGGCCTGAAGGCGGGCTCGCTCGCGGGGGCGGTGGCGCTGGCGGGGCTGCTCGCGGTGGGAGCGGCGGGACGGTGGGGAGGGTTGGGAGGGTTGGGACGCCGGCGGCGGGGCAGGGCCGGGTGA
- a CDS encoding polysialyltransferase family glycosyltransferase, protein MPGSTYTAPAGRSTTQIFSACTQYAAATLVAALRSGMFGPRSEHRRILVVSDTSPAPELGTPLHRRPGFDALAAEFDRVCSWNDFISPFHPAGWSPREQDAPLWERAVRSAWDLGDAPVELACESIQANPAQALATVFGDSPLHVYADGLMSYGPTRSRLDQLVGTRIRRLLHLDLVPGLKPLLLTEFGVEPEIVPTDVFLKVLGELADPVAAPVPVAPEEGPGPALLLGQYLSTLGILTPGQEEELHADMVRGVVALGHTRIVFKPHPSAPAHWTRALEEEAERLGATLTVADSPVLAETLFESMRPALVVGCFSTALLTAASFYGLPVARLGTGPLLQQLSPYQNSNRVPVTIVDALLPDLTDPAAVTGWSMPPADEIGRGVAGLVGAVGYAMQPQLQAAMRPAAERYLNGHQAAVRRYFKRRRLTALGLPGAIPAQLTFIPRNATVRRLARRARVLKRAAAG, encoded by the coding sequence ATGCCCGGCAGCACATACACCGCGCCGGCCGGCCGGTCCACCACCCAGATCTTCTCGGCGTGCACGCAGTACGCCGCCGCCACGCTCGTCGCGGCCCTGCGCAGCGGCATGTTCGGGCCGCGCTCCGAGCACCGGCGCATCCTCGTCGTCAGCGACACCTCGCCCGCTCCGGAGCTGGGCACCCCGCTGCACCGCAGGCCCGGTTTCGACGCCTTGGCGGCGGAGTTCGACCGGGTGTGCTCGTGGAACGACTTCATCAGCCCGTTCCACCCGGCCGGCTGGTCGCCGCGCGAGCAGGACGCCCCGCTGTGGGAGCGGGCGGTGCGCAGCGCGTGGGACCTCGGGGACGCGCCCGTGGAGCTGGCCTGCGAGTCCATCCAGGCCAACCCGGCGCAGGCCCTGGCGACCGTGTTCGGGGACAGCCCGCTCCATGTGTACGCGGACGGGCTGATGAGCTACGGGCCGACCCGCAGCCGGCTCGATCAGCTCGTCGGCACCCGCATCCGCCGGCTGCTCCACCTGGACCTGGTGCCCGGTCTGAAGCCGCTGCTGCTCACGGAGTTCGGGGTGGAGCCGGAGATCGTCCCCACCGACGTGTTCCTGAAGGTGCTGGGCGAACTGGCCGATCCGGTGGCCGCCCCGGTGCCGGTCGCGCCCGAGGAAGGGCCGGGCCCCGCGCTGCTGCTCGGGCAGTACCTGTCCACGCTGGGCATCCTGACGCCCGGCCAGGAGGAGGAGCTGCACGCGGACATGGTGCGCGGCGTGGTCGCCCTCGGCCACACCCGTATCGTCTTCAAGCCGCATCCCAGCGCGCCCGCCCACTGGACGCGCGCCCTGGAGGAGGAGGCGGAACGGCTCGGCGCGACGCTCACCGTGGCCGACAGCCCGGTCCTGGCCGAGACGCTGTTCGAGTCGATGCGCCCGGCGCTCGTCGTCGGCTGCTTCTCCACCGCGCTGCTGACCGCCGCCTCCTTCTACGGACTGCCGGTCGCCCGCCTGGGCACCGGGCCGCTGCTGCAACAGCTCAGCCCGTACCAGAACAGCAACCGCGTCCCGGTGACCATCGTGGACGCGCTGCTGCCCGATCTGACGGACCCGGCCGCGGTGACCGGCTGGTCGATGCCCCCGGCCGACGAGATCGGGCGCGGGGTCGCCGGGCTCGTCGGGGCGGTCGGCTACGCGATGCAGCCGCAGCTCCAGGCCGCCATGCGCCCTGCCGCCGAGCGCTACCTGAACGGCCACCAGGCCGCCGTACGGCGCTACTTCAAGCGGCGCAGGCTGACCGCGCTCGGGCTGCCCGGAGCCATTCCGGCGCAGCTCACGTTCATCCCGCGCAACGCGACCGTCCGCCGACTCGCGCGCCGGGCCCGTGTCCTGAAGCGGGCGGCGGCCGGCTGA
- a CDS encoding glycosyltransferase family 2 protein, whose translation MVKLSVIVPFYNVRAYAPDTLRSLRANAREGVEFILVDDCSSDGTLDILRRAERELPGAVLVAHERNGGLATARNTGIDAARGEYLTFLDGDDWVVPGHYERLLASITALGCDFVRTDHVQFTDQARTVHRVPFGLRNTVVSPREAILPADRSTPVDYAYAWAGAYHRRLADSGLLRFVDGLRTAEDRPWIWRLHREADSFAAVGLPGVFYRRGVASSLTQIGDVRQLDFIRAFDRVLAETAADPEAEKLMPKAVRTYCAVMAHHLESIERFEPAVARKLRSMSAASLRRMPQDILAETLNSLGERRADRLRRVRRRPVSREVAA comes from the coding sequence GTGGTCAAGCTCTCCGTCATCGTGCCGTTCTACAACGTTCGGGCCTACGCCCCCGACACTCTGAGAAGTCTGCGGGCCAATGCCCGCGAGGGGGTCGAATTCATCCTCGTCGACGACTGTTCGTCCGACGGGACGCTGGACATCCTGCGGCGCGCCGAGCGCGAGCTGCCGGGTGCCGTGCTCGTCGCGCACGAGCGGAACGGCGGTCTGGCCACCGCGCGCAACACGGGTATCGACGCGGCGCGCGGCGAGTATCTGACGTTCCTGGACGGCGACGACTGGGTCGTGCCCGGTCACTACGAGCGGCTGCTGGCCTCGATCACGGCGCTGGGCTGCGACTTCGTCCGTACGGACCATGTGCAGTTCACCGACCAGGCGCGCACGGTCCACCGCGTCCCGTTCGGGCTGCGGAACACCGTGGTCAGCCCGCGCGAGGCGATCCTGCCGGCCGACCGCTCGACGCCGGTGGACTACGCGTACGCCTGGGCCGGCGCCTATCACCGCAGGCTCGCGGACTCGGGGCTGCTGCGGTTCGTGGACGGGCTGCGCACGGCGGAGGACCGGCCGTGGATCTGGCGGCTGCACCGGGAGGCCGATTCGTTCGCGGCGGTCGGACTGCCGGGTGTCTTCTACCGGCGCGGGGTCGCCTCCTCGCTGACCCAGATCGGGGACGTGCGCCAGCTCGATTTCATCCGGGCGTTCGACCGGGTGCTGGCCGAAACGGCCGCGGACCCGGAGGCGGAGAAGCTGATGCCGAAGGCGGTGCGTACGTATTGCGCGGTGATGGCGCACCATTTGGAATCCATTGAAAGGTTCGAACCAGCAGTGGCAAGGAAATTGCGCTCGATGAGTGCGGCTTCCCTGCGGCGCATGCCCCAGGACATTCTCGCGGAAACGCTGAATTCGCTGGGCGAGCGCCGTGCGGACCGGCTGCGCCGGGTGCGCCGCCGTCCCGTCTCGCGGGAGGTCGCGGCCTGA